A segment of the Aromatoleum aromaticum EbN1 genome:
AAGACCTACGGCAGCGCGCGCCTGGAGGCCGCCTGTGTCCGGGCGCTGTCCTTCGGCAGCCCGCGCTACCGCACGGTCAAGACGATCCTTGCCAAGGGGCTCGACCAACAGGCGGCGCAGAGCTCGTTCGATGCGCTGGCCGAGACCTATACCCGCGGCGGGCGCTTCTGCCGCGATACCAAATCCCTGCTGACCCACTAAAGGCGCATCATCATGAATCCGATTCCCGAACTCACTGCGTTCCTCAAGCAACTGCGCCTGTCCGGCATCCTCGATTCGCTCGATCTGCGGAACCGCCAGGCGATCGAGGGCAAACTCGCCTACACCGAATTCCTCTCCATCCTGATCGGCGACGAGGTCGCCCGGCGCGACCAGAAGAAGGTGGCGATGCGCCTGCGGCGCGCCAATTTCCGCGGCGAGAAGACGATCGAGGCGTTCGACTTCGACCGCCTGCCGAACCTCAATCGCAGCCTGATCCAGGATCTGGCGACCGGCCGCTACCTGAGCGAGAAGGTGGCCATCCTGATCGCCGGCCCGTGCGGCACGGGCAAGAGCCATCTGGCGCAGGCGCTCGGCCATTGCGCCGTGCGCCAGGGGCATGACGTCGTGTTCACGACGCAGACGCAACTCGTCGGCTCGCTGCACGCCGCGCGCGCCATCGGCAGCTTCGAGCGGCGCTTCCAGCAATTGGCTCGTGTGCCACTCCTGGTGATCGACGATTTTGGTCTGAAACCCCTTCGTCCACCGCACGACGAAGATTTCCACGACCTCGTCGCCGAGCGCTACGAGCGCGCATCAACGATCGTGACGAGCAACCTGGACTATGACGAATGGGGCGATGCCTTCCCGGCCAACCGCATGCTCGGCGCCGCCACCCTCGATCGGCTGCGGCATGGCGCCTACCGCGTCGTCCTCGACGGTGAGAGCTACCGCGCGCCGAAGCCATCGCCGGACTCGACCAGGGCGCCCGCGCGCTCGCCGGCGGCGGCCAAGGCGCGCTGAGGACGCCAGCCGTTTGCAGCGCCGTCCTCGGCGCTGCAAACCCCTTCAGCGGCGATCCCGCGGCCTCAACCCCCTGGGGCTCCGCCCCACACCCCGCGCTCGCCGCGGGGCAGCCGCCGGGGATGAAAAACATCCCTGGCACCTCCCCGGAGCATTGGCCACCCTCCACGGCGTCAAGGGGCTTTCGCGGCATAAACGGGCCGATGAAACCGGCCCATTTATTCCACGGTCCCCGTGACCCCGTTCCAGGCGAAAAGCCGGCCCCGCATCGTCCCGCTTTCGCCGGCGTCCGCCGGGTCCGTCCGCCCCTTTCTGAGCCTTCCATAACGCATATTTCGGTCCAATTCGACCCTTGCGCTTATGAGCGTTTTACCCCATCCTCCGCACCGTTCGAAACGCCACTTTCAAACCCCTCCAAGTGGCGCCATTACGCCGATCATGCCCGGCGCCTTTATGCCGATCCGTGACAAGGGGCAGGTGAGCACGCCGAACGTACAGCGCAAGCTGAAGGCGGCGACGGCCTGGTGCGAGCGCATCAACGGTCTGCCGCCGGCGAGTCGGGACGGGCGAAAGTGGCATTACGCGTTGCTCGCGGAACAAGTGCTGCGTGACTGGCGCACGCAGCGTGGTGCATTGGCGGAGCTGCTGAACTTCGCTCGTGTCAGGAGCAGCTTGTTGCCGGAGGGGCAGGGCAAGCTGACATTGTAGGTGAATGATGCCAAGGTAAAGAATCGTCCCGCCCACCGTATCTGCGCAGTCGCGCGTTGAAGAACAAGTACGGCGCGAGCGAGCGCAGCCAGAAGGTCGGGGGCAGTACCGGCGCAGCATGTGACCCCCCATAACACCGACTCCGGCTCAGGGCGGGGAGCCGGACCCCGCCCGGAAGGCCGGCTCCGGAAAGTTGTTGCGAAATGGGAGATGCCGTCGCGACGCCCAGAGGTTGACCCCCGAGATACGTGGCACCAGACTTCAAGGCTTTATCAGCCCTCCGGATTCCAGACCATGCTTTTCGACCCGTCCAGGCCTTCGATCGTCATCGCTGGCGACAAGGGCGTATCAGGAACCTTGACCCGTAACCAGAAAACTTTCAACCGCCTGATCAAGCAGACCGAACAGAAGCGTCAACGTCTGGCGGCGTGGGAAATACTCCTGCCGCGTTACCAGAAGAAGTACGCTGAAGAGCTTTTGCCCATTGAAGCCGAACTTGAAAGCCTGCAGTCGCAGATGGTGCGAAAGCTGGACCGGGCATATGGGGAGAAAGGCCTGACGCGCGCCGAGCGCAAGGTCCTGGCCGAATTTATCGCCAATCTGGCGGCACCGCTTCTCGAAAAGTCGGATGACCCGGAACTCAAGGAAATCTACAACCGGCACAGCGGGTCGGACTACGACGAGGATCTTGCAGCGGAAAAGCAGCAGATCAAGGAAATGTTCGAGGACATGATGGGCGTCGGGCTGGACGACGACATCGATTTCAGCGACCCCGAGTCCCTGTTGCGCCAAGTGCAGGAGAAAATGACCGAGCAGGCGGAAAAGGCGCGTGCCGAGCAGGCCTCACGCGCGGCGCGGCGCAAGAAAACGGCGAAGCAACTGGCACGCGAACAGGCGCAGGAAACCGAGGAAAAGGAGATCAGCGCCTCGATTCGCGACGTTTACCGCAAGCTCGCCAGCGCGCTGCACCCCGATCGTGAGCCGGACCTGGCCGAGCGCGAGCGCAAGAACCTGCTCATGCAGCGCGTCAACCGCGCTTATGAAAATCGGAATTTGCTGCAGCTCCTCGAACTGCAGCTGGAACTGGAGCACATCGACCCGGCCGACCTGGCCCAGATGAGCGAAGATCGTCTGAAGCGCTTCAATGCGATCCTGAAGGATCAGTCGAAGGAACTCGACATGGAGATCCTGGGTGTCGAACATGCGTTCACCCTGCGCTTCCAGGTCGATCCGCGGCAACCCCTGTCTCCCGAGAGCATGTTGTCCTTGCTCGACCTTCAGATCGTGCGGAAGAAGCAGACGTTCACGAGCATGGAAGAAGACTTTGCGAAGTTCGACGACCTCAAGGAAATCAAGGCGCTGCTCAAGGAGTTGAAGTTCATGCGGTTTGACGAAGGACTTTAACGGATGAGCTTCCGAGCGGGCGGGGCGCCAGAAAGAATTTCCCGCTCAGGAGCCCGGCCGGCCTGCCGTCAGTGAGAAATCGTCGGCGTTGCATCCCCCGCAGTGGGGCGGTGCCTCCACTGGCAATGCGCCTCCCAGTCGGCGAACTGTTCGGTCGGAATCGGAAAGCCGACAAAATGCCCTTGGGCGGTGTCGCAACCGAGCGCCCGCAGGCCGTCCCACTGCGCCTCGCTTTCGACGCCTTCGGCAACGACGCCGAGCCCGAGGTTGTGGCCGAGTTCGACCGTCGAGCGCACGATGACTGCGGAGCCGGCGTTCGTCAGCATGCTCGAGACGAAGGATTGGTCGATCTTCAGCGAGTCGACAGGCAGCTTCTGCAGGTAGCTGAGGCTCGAGTAGCCGGTGCCGAAATCGTCGATGAAGAGCTCGACACCCAGCGCCTTCAAGCGCTGGAGCGTCTTGAGCGCGCCGATCGGGTCTTCCATCAATGCGCTTTCAGTCAGTTCGAACTGGATCATCTCGGGCGGCATCGCCCACGTCGCGAACAGGCCCGAGATGCGGTCGACGAGGCGCGGGTCGCGCAGGTCCTGCGCCGATAGATTGACCGACAGCGGCTGGCGAATGTCCTGTTCGAACCACGTGTGGCTTTGGCGGAACGCGGTTTCGAGCACCCAGCGCGTCAGCGGCATGATCAGGCCGGCACGTTCGGCGAGCGTGATGAATTCGCCGGTCGCGATCATGCCGTGCTGCGCGTGCGGCCAGCGCACCAGTGCTTCCGCTCCGCATACTTCGCCGGACGAGATCGACACTTTCGGCTGGCAGTACAGCTGCAGTTCGTTCTTGTCGATCGCGCTGCGCAGGTCGCTCATCAGCGCGAGGCGACGCGTGCATTCCTGATCGGCGCTGCCTTGGTAGAGCGCGAATTTCGCGACGGTGCGTTTTGCCTGGACCGCAGCGATCTTCGCGCGGCGCAGGATTGCATCGGCGGTGTTGCCGTGGCCGGGAAACATCGCGATGCCGATGTGCGCGTGCGGGTCGACAGTCAGGGGGCCGAGCGGCACGGGGTCGCAGACTTCGCGCATGATCCTCTGCGCCAGCCGGATCGCGACTTCGGCGCTGGTGTTCGGCAGGGAGAGCGCGAATTCGTCTTCACCGGCGCGCGCGACCGCCCGTCCCTCGCCGGCAAGCTGCGACAGGCGTCTGGCCATCTCCTGCACCAGCAGGTCCGCCTCCTCGTAGCCGAGCGTGTCGCTGATCTCCTGGAAGTGCCCGATCTTGATGAGAAGCAGCGCGAGCGGGTTATGCGCAGTGTGCAGCGTCTCGATCGCACTCGTCAGCTCCTGCTGCAGCGACGTGCGGTTCGGCAGGTCGGTGAGCGAGTCGTAGAAGGCCATGCGCCGGATCGTTTCCTCGGCGCGCCGGTGCCCCTCGCGCACGCGCAGCGTCGCGATGCCGAACGAGAGATCCTCGGACATCTCGCCGAGCAGCTCGAGCTCGCGCGCGTCGAAGGCGTCGTGCTCGGCGGCGAAGATCGTCAGGTTGCCGATGGTCGCGCCGTCGAGGATCAGCGGGAACGCCGCGACCGAGCCGTAGCCGCGCTTGGCCACCTCGGACAGCGCCATCGGCAGGTGGGTCGCGATGACTGCGGTCGCATTGGGCGCCATCGCCGGCTTGCCGGTGCGCACAGCCTCCGCAGTCGGCCCGCCCTCGTCATCGGCCCAGGTGTAGTGGGCGACTTCGAAGAAACCATCTTCGAAGCCGTAATGGGCGATGGGGCGCAGGGTCTTGCCCTCGTCGTGCTGGGCGAAGCCGACCCATGCCATGCGGTAGCCGCCCTGCTCGACGATGACACGACACATCTCCTGCAGCAGGCTCGTTTCGTTCTCGGCCCGCAGCAGTGTCCGATTTCCGGCGCTCAGCGTGCGCAATGCACGTTCGGCATAATTCATGATCTTCCTTTTGTACCCGCGCCCTGGGGAGGCGCGGTTTCGCTGGATCCGATCGTGGCTGTCCCTCACGACGCTGCGATGGTTTGCCAGTGCGTCGTCCAACCGACAATAAGACCGCAGCTCTCGCAGATCGTGCCACCTCCTGTCTTCAGGGTAGTGCCCGGAATGTTCTGCCGCAACGACGGTAGATTGCCGGGTGCAGGGCGGCGCCAGAGGGCTGCGCGAGGGCGATCGCCAGGAGCGCCGGCCCCGCCTTACGCAGCCGAGCGTGATTTCCACGCGCCGATCGCGACCGGCACCAGCGACAGGACGATGATTGCGACGATGACGAACGTAAGGTTCTGCTTGATCCACGGCATGTTGCCGAACCAGTAGCCGGCGAACGTCAGCGATACGACCCATGACAGCGCG
Coding sequences within it:
- a CDS encoding bifunctional diguanylate cyclase/phosphodiesterase; the protein is MNYAERALRTLSAGNRTLLRAENETSLLQEMCRVIVEQGGYRMAWVGFAQHDEGKTLRPIAHYGFEDGFFEVAHYTWADDEGGPTAEAVRTGKPAMAPNATAVIATHLPMALSEVAKRGYGSVAAFPLILDGATIGNLTIFAAEHDAFDARELELLGEMSEDLSFGIATLRVREGHRRAEETIRRMAFYDSLTDLPNRTSLQQELTSAIETLHTAHNPLALLLIKIGHFQEISDTLGYEEADLLVQEMARRLSQLAGEGRAVARAGEDEFALSLPNTSAEVAIRLAQRIMREVCDPVPLGPLTVDPHAHIGIAMFPGHGNTADAILRRAKIAAVQAKRTVAKFALYQGSADQECTRRLALMSDLRSAIDKNELQLYCQPKVSISSGEVCGAEALVRWPHAQHGMIATGEFITLAERAGLIMPLTRWVLETAFRQSHTWFEQDIRQPLSVNLSAQDLRDPRLVDRISGLFATWAMPPEMIQFELTESALMEDPIGALKTLQRLKALGVELFIDDFGTGYSSLSYLQKLPVDSLKIDQSFVSSMLTNAGSAVIVRSTVELGHNLGLGVVAEGVESEAQWDGLRALGCDTAQGHFVGFPIPTEQFADWEAHCQWRHRPTAGDATPTISH
- the istB gene encoding IS21-like element ISAzo12 family helper ATPase IstB, which gives rise to MNPIPELTAFLKQLRLSGILDSLDLRNRQAIEGKLAYTEFLSILIGDEVARRDQKKVAMRLRRANFRGEKTIEAFDFDRLPNLNRSLIQDLATGRYLSEKVAILIAGPCGTGKSHLAQALGHCAVRQGHDVVFTTQTQLVGSLHAARAIGSFERRFQQLARVPLLVIDDFGLKPLRPPHDEDFHDLVAERYERASTIVTSNLDYDEWGDAFPANRMLGAATLDRLRHGAYRVVLDGESYRAPKPSPDSTRAPARSPAAAKAR
- a CDS encoding molecular chaperone DnaJ, yielding MLFDPSRPSIVIAGDKGVSGTLTRNQKTFNRLIKQTEQKRQRLAAWEILLPRYQKKYAEELLPIEAELESLQSQMVRKLDRAYGEKGLTRAERKVLAEFIANLAAPLLEKSDDPELKEIYNRHSGSDYDEDLAAEKQQIKEMFEDMMGVGLDDDIDFSDPESLLRQVQEKMTEQAEKARAEQASRAARRKKTAKQLAREQAQETEEKEISASIRDVYRKLASALHPDREPDLAERERKNLLMQRVNRAYENRNLLQLLELQLELEHIDPADLAQMSEDRLKRFNAILKDQSKELDMEILGVEHAFTLRFQVDPRQPLSPESMLSLLDLQIVRKKQTFTSMEEDFAKFDDLKEIKALLKELKFMRFDEGL